A stretch of Gemmatimonas aurantiaca T-27 DNA encodes these proteins:
- a CDS encoding IS3-like element ISGau1 family transposase (programmed frameshift), producing MERSRRQFSPELKQRIVEELEAGHLSVREAARTVQTSAAMVHHWLEEFGRYRPKRDVVEVVMKSEQERIAALEKALTEAHLTLQVYDELITQANRVYKTDPKKKLWYNTARACCDERALPVRAVCARLGRTRDAYYKRAARVGGGERGASKAVVLAQVAVVRAAQPRVGTRKLHTHLAAAGVAVGRDRLFTWLRAAAALVPRKRRRTFTTYSKHGYVVAPNRLKDAEITGPRQAVVSDSTYLRLAPDRFAYLFLVTDVYARRIVGWHLSQDLSHHSALQALHHAIQTIGAADGVLHHSDRGSQYCCHAYRRALAAARLLPSMTDANHCYQNAIAERVNGILKDEFDLDAIFPSLPAAQRAVADAIHRYNTVRLHGSLQLQTPAHVFTHAA from the exons ATGGAACGCAGCCGTCGCCAGTTTAGTCCCGAGTTGAAGCAACGGATTGTCGAAGAGCTCGAAGCCGGGCACCTGTCGGTGCGGGAAGCGGCCCGGACCGTGCAGACCAGCGCGGCGATGGTGCATCACTGGCTGGAGGAGTTCGGGCGGTATCGACCGAAACGGGATGTCGTGGAGGTGGTGATGAAGAGTGAACAGGAGCGCATTGCCGCGCTCGAGAAGGCGTTGACCGAGGCGCATCTGACCCTCCAGGTCTACGACGAGCTCATCACCCAAGCGAACCGCGTGTACAAGACCGATC CTAAAAAAAAGCTTTGGTACAACACCGCGCGGGCCTGTTGCGACGAGCGGGCCCTCCCCGTCCGGGCCGTCTGCGCGCGCCTCGGACGCACCCGCGACGCGTACTACAAACGTGCGGCCCGCGTCGGGGGCGGGGAGCGCGGGGCGTCGAAAGCGGTAGTGCTCGCGCAGGTGGCCGTGGTGCGCGCGGCACAGCCCCGCGTCGGGACGCGGAAACTGCACACCCATTTGGCCGCCGCCGGCGTGGCCGTCGGTCGTGATCGGCTCTTCACGTGGCTGCGGGCGGCGGCGGCGCTCGTGCCGCGCAAGCGGCGGCGGACGTTTACCACGTATTCGAAGCACGGGTATGTCGTGGCGCCGAATCGCTTGAAGGACGCGGAGATCACGGGACCGCGTCAGGCGGTCGTGAGCGACAGTACGTATCTGCGCCTCGCGCCCGATCGCTTCGCGTATTTGTTTCTCGTCACCGACGTGTATGCCCGCCGCATCGTCGGCTGGCATCTGAGCCAGGATCTCTCGCACCACAGTGCGCTGCAGGCGCTCCACCACGCGATCCAGACGATCGGCGCGGCCGATGGCGTGCTGCATCATTCGGACCGCGGGAGTCAGTACTGCTGTCACGCGTATCGCCGGGCTCTCGCCGCCGCGCGCTTGCTACCCAGCATGACCGATGCGAATCACTGCTATCAGAACGCCATCGCCGAACGCGTCAATGGGATCTTGAAAGACGAATTTGATCTCGACGCGATCTTCCCGTCTCTCCCAGCGGCTCAGCGGGCCGTCGCCGACGCCATTCACCGCTACAACACCGTCCGCCTCCACGGGAGTCTCCAGCTGCAGACCCCCGCACACGTATTCACGCACGCAGCCTGA
- a CDS encoding phytoene/squalene synthase family protein: MPLPATVTDALARQDAARFCEAILPAVSRTFALGIKVLPGDLGQAVLDAYLLCRIADTVEDAPGIEPDVKAALFDDFLASFTDAAALTRFTAGVEALTGDLAHLTLTRNTSLVLEHFSRLPQRTQDVVRHWVAEMSVGMRKFVLLYPNGIRIQTVDEYKEYCYYVAGTVGYMLTDLWHEHSPSIGAQRYAILRERCRAFAEALQTVNILKDVAVDAEKENSVYVPQELLEAHGSTQSRILAPELLSKNRAALSQLIQLAWHDLEEARIYLLDIPRRAVSIRLFCILPLLLAYATLRDLVQSSAMLQPGGSVKISRREVKSLLLTGAMLAMSNSGVRWLVARVRRRSFELAFA; this comes from the coding sequence ATGCCCCTTCCCGCCACCGTTACCGACGCGCTCGCCCGCCAGGACGCGGCTCGCTTCTGCGAAGCCATCCTTCCGGCGGTGTCGCGCACCTTCGCGCTCGGGATCAAGGTGCTGCCGGGGGACCTGGGGCAGGCGGTGCTCGACGCCTACCTGCTGTGCCGCATTGCCGATACGGTGGAAGACGCCCCGGGCATTGAGCCGGACGTGAAGGCCGCGCTGTTCGACGACTTTCTGGCCAGCTTCACCGATGCGGCGGCGTTGACGCGATTCACGGCCGGTGTGGAAGCACTCACCGGTGACCTCGCGCATCTCACACTCACGCGCAACACGTCGCTGGTGCTCGAACATTTCAGTCGTCTGCCACAGCGCACCCAGGATGTGGTGCGGCACTGGGTGGCTGAAATGTCGGTGGGCATGCGCAAGTTCGTGCTGCTGTACCCCAATGGCATTCGCATTCAGACGGTCGACGAATACAAGGAGTACTGCTACTACGTCGCCGGCACGGTGGGGTACATGCTCACCGATCTCTGGCACGAACATTCACCGAGCATCGGGGCGCAACGGTATGCCATCCTGCGCGAGCGATGCCGTGCCTTTGCCGAGGCGCTCCAGACGGTGAACATCCTGAAGGACGTGGCGGTGGACGCCGAGAAGGAAAATTCGGTCTATGTACCGCAGGAGCTGCTCGAGGCACATGGCAGCACGCAGAGCCGCATTCTCGCGCCGGAGCTGCTGTCGAAGAATCGCGCGGCCCTCTCGCAGTTGATTCAGCTCGCGTGGCACGATCTCGAGGAAGCGCGCATCTACCTGCTCGACATTCCCCGTCGCGCCGTATCCATCCGCCTGTTCTGCATTCTGCCCCTGCTACTGGCTTACGCCACCCTGCGCGACCTCGTGCAGAGCTCCGCCATGTTGCAGCCCGGGGGCTCCGTGAAAATCTCGCGCCGCGAAGTGAAATCCCTGCTGCTCACCGGTGCGATGCTGGCCATGAGCAACAGCGGCGTCCGCTGGCTGGTTGCCCGCGTGCGGCGGCGCAGTTTCGAGCTGGCGTTCGCCTGA
- a CDS encoding FAD-binding oxidoreductase → MTDSSALLSPGPEGFRGPFRTDLPARALYAEGAGIARCVPMAVAVPADADDAATLVRWARAIGVGLMARGSGSGMAAGAIGPGIVVDLSRFTSIEEVDVDARSVRVGAGALRADVDAKARATGLRFPVDPSSGAFCTVGGMAATNAAGARTLRFGAMRPWVRGLHCVFDDGSQGWVHRDRPLPMNIPAVARLAQTLEQLSAHGDPTVFRRPGVRKESSGYGVAAALDPGGHLVDLLVGSEGTLALFTELELALTPVAGATATVMATFATLEEATGCAVEARQAGASACELLDRTFLDVAERGGPTGVPADAEAVLLTEVEGGSRDECAHNALIMNAFCRSHGAISVVNAGDKESERELWALRHAASPILSQLAPRLRSMQFIEDGCVPPEQFPAYVRGVREALRRFDTVGVIFGHAGDAHAHVNPLVDTMAAGWRDRVHGLLDTVCELTASLGGTLAGEHGDGRLRAPLLPRVWSPEARAAFANVKAAADPAGVLNPGCKITLGDPGDTDPIGVLRHDPEAPPLPSAVRAALDEVERSRRWHQFRLDLVPPA, encoded by the coding sequence ATGACCGACTCGTCTGCCTTGCTGTCGCCCGGCCCCGAGGGATTTCGTGGCCCGTTCCGCACCGACCTACCGGCGCGCGCCCTGTACGCCGAAGGCGCCGGCATCGCGCGCTGTGTGCCGATGGCGGTGGCGGTACCGGCCGATGCCGACGACGCGGCAACGCTGGTACGATGGGCGCGGGCCATTGGCGTCGGATTGATGGCCCGTGGGTCGGGCAGCGGCATGGCCGCCGGTGCCATCGGACCGGGGATCGTGGTCGACCTGAGCCGATTCACGTCCATCGAAGAGGTGGATGTCGACGCGCGTTCGGTGCGGGTGGGTGCCGGGGCTTTGCGAGCCGACGTGGACGCCAAAGCCCGCGCGACCGGCCTGCGTTTTCCGGTGGATCCGTCGAGTGGGGCGTTCTGCACGGTGGGCGGCATGGCGGCCACCAATGCAGCGGGCGCGCGCACCCTGCGATTCGGTGCGATGCGTCCCTGGGTGCGTGGCCTGCACTGCGTTTTCGACGATGGCAGCCAGGGATGGGTGCATCGTGACCGGCCGCTGCCCATGAATATTCCGGCCGTGGCGCGGCTGGCACAGACGCTCGAGCAGCTTTCCGCACACGGTGACCCGACCGTCTTCCGCCGTCCGGGCGTGCGAAAGGAATCGTCAGGATACGGCGTGGCGGCGGCGCTCGATCCCGGTGGTCATCTGGTGGATCTGCTGGTGGGCAGCGAAGGCACGCTGGCGTTGTTCACCGAGCTGGAGCTGGCGCTGACCCCAGTCGCCGGCGCCACGGCGACGGTGATGGCGACCTTTGCCACGCTCGAGGAGGCGACCGGGTGTGCGGTGGAGGCGCGCCAGGCGGGAGCATCGGCCTGTGAATTGCTCGACCGCACGTTTCTCGATGTGGCCGAGCGCGGGGGCCCGACGGGCGTTCCGGCGGATGCCGAGGCGGTGTTGCTGACGGAAGTCGAGGGCGGCTCTCGCGACGAATGTGCGCACAATGCGCTTATCATGAACGCATTCTGTCGCTCACATGGCGCTATTTCCGTAGTAAACGCCGGGGACAAGGAATCCGAACGGGAGCTCTGGGCGCTCCGTCATGCCGCCAGCCCCATCCTCTCCCAGCTCGCGCCGCGACTGCGCTCCATGCAGTTCATCGAAGACGGCTGCGTACCACCGGAGCAGTTTCCGGCCTACGTGCGCGGCGTGCGCGAGGCACTCCGCCGCTTCGACACGGTGGGGGTCATCTTTGGCCACGCCGGGGATGCCCACGCGCACGTGAACCCGCTCGTGGATACGATGGCCGCTGGGTGGCGGGATCGGGTACACGGCCTACTGGATACGGTCTGCGAGTTGACCGCGTCCCTCGGCGGTACACTGGCCGGCGAACACGGGGATGGCCGCCTCAGAGCTCCGCTGCTGCCCCGGGTGTGGTCACCTGAGGCACGAGCAGCCTTTGCCAATGTGAAGGCAGCCGCCGACCCGGCCGGTGTACTCAACCCGGGGTGCAAAATCACCCTGGGCGATCCGGGAGACACCGACCCGATCGGTGTGCTGCGCCACGATCCCGAGGCACCACCCCTCCCCTCGGCCGTTCGGGCGGCGTTGGACGAGGTGGAACGCTCCCGACGTTGGCACCAGTTCCGATTGGATCTGGTGCCACCCGCCTGA